A segment of the Paracoccus suum genome:
CGCGGCAGCGACGGCGGCAAAATGCGCAACCGGGATCTCGTCCCCTACCTCCATGGCAGCATGAAGCGCGCGGGCGCAGGGGGGGTCGGACCAGATCGGCACGCGGTGTTTGCCGGCGCGCTCTCGGATGCGGGCGGCGATCTCGTCCGTGCCCTTGGCAAGGCATACAGGTGCGCGCCCGCTGCCGCGTTTCCATTCCAAGGCAACGGCGTAGTGGGTCGGGTTGACGATCACGACATCGGCCTTTTCGACGTCGGCCAGCATCGAGCTCATGGCGATGTCGACTGCCCGCTGCCGGCGTAATGCCTTGAAATGCGGGTCGCCCTCGCTTTCCTTGTGTTCGTCCTCGGCCTCCTTGCGGGTCATGCGCAAGCGGCGGCGATGCTCGAGCCGTTTCCACAGCAGGTCCGCCCCGGCCAGTGCTGCGGTGATGCCGATCGCCAGTGCCATGACGTACTGCAGCACCAAGCCGAGCCCAAGCACCCATTGGGAATCGCGCATGAAGCCCGCGCGCGACAGCAATTCCAGCAGCATGCCGAAGAGCACCCAGCCCCCCGTTGCCGCCAATGCGACCTTGATGAGGGAAAGGGAAAAGGTGACCAGCCCCTTGACCCCGAACTTCTGTCCAAAGTTGCCGATCGGGTTGATGCGCGAGCCCTTGAGCGCGAGGTTAGATGACGTGAAAAGCAGCGTGCGCTGGGCCAAAAGGCCAACCAGTACAAACAGACCCGGCAGCGCCAGCAGCGCGAGGGTCGCAACTGCCGCGGTGCCGGCAATATCGCGCGCGGCGTCAAAGGACGCGCCGGGCGTGCGCCCCGCGATCCCTTCCGCATGGCTGACCTGTGCCAACCAGCGCCGCATGGCGATCGGGCCGCCGACGATCAGCGCGAGGAAAAGCCCGGCATAGGCCAGCAGCGCGTTCACCTCGAGCGAGCGGGGAATATCACCCTTTTCGCGCGCCTGCCGGAGGCGCTGTTCAGAGGCCTCGAAGGGTTTGTCTTCCGACTCGCTCATCGCGCGCGTCCCGGCTCGACCAGTTGGGGCAGGCGGGTATCCAGAACCGCGTCGGCCCAGACACCGATGATCGGCGCGGTGAAAACCGCGAGCCCGACCAGCGCCAGCAGGATCGCCAGCGGCGCGCCCACAAACACCACCGGCAACGCCGGCATGACCTTACCGATCACGCCGCTGATCGCCTGATACAGAAAACCGCCAAGGATAAAGGGCGACGCCAGCACCATCCCCAGTCCAAAGGCATGCGCCACGACCCGCGTCATCGACAGGGCGAGCACGCCGGGCTCGGGCAGGCTGGCGAGCGGCCACGCGTCGAAGCCGGCAGCGAGGTAGTCCGCGACCATCGCCGGAAAGCCCAGTGCCATCAGCACCGCCAGCCCGGCGAGATGGAAGAGGTTTCCGACCGGATGGGGGGCCATCTCGTTCTCGCCGCCGATCAGTTGCGCAAGCGAACTGGTCGAGGCGATAGCCGTGGCCGCAATGGATAGCGCCATCGCCGCCAGCCGGACCGTCAGGCCAAGGACCAGGCCGACGGCCAGCTCCGCGCCGCCAGCAAAGGCCAGTTGCGCCAGGTCGCCCGAGACTGGCGCTGGCAGGGCGACGAAGATCGGCGTCAGCGCAAGTGCCAGCGCGACGCGCAGGCGCACCGGTATGGCCCGCTCGCCGAGGCCGGGCAGCGTCATCACGCAGCCCAAAAGCCGCAGATGCACCAGAACGAGCATCGGCAGCGCGCCACCAAACATCTGGCTGGCTTCGGCAAAAACAGCCGTCACAGCGCCGGCGCCTCGACCGTGGCGATCAGGCGGACCGGCACGCCGGGTTCGATTTCTTCGAGCCCGAGGACGGTGGCGTCGATGCCCGAACTCGTCAGGATAATGCGGATCTGCCGCCGGCGGTGGTCCGGCACCGCCAGCAGGATCGGTCGCCGCCCCAATGCTTCCTGGCTGGCGCGGACCGCGTCGACCAGCTTGCTAGCTAGGCGAGGCAGGGTGGCAGCGATGGGCACCGGCATGCCGCCGCGCGGCGCGCCGCCCTCGGTTCGCACGAACTCGGCCTCCCATAGCGGATGCAGCTGCGCGATCTCGAGCGCGGGGGCATCGTCTAGGATGGCCTGCACGATCTCGCCGCGCAGGCGGCGGCGGACCTGATCAGTCACGAATTCGGGGCGCTCGAGGCCGCGGAACTCGGCCACCGCGTCGACGATCTGTGGCAGGTTGCGAATCGACACCCGTTCCTCCAGCAGCAGGCGCAGGACGGCGAGCAGCAATTCAGGCGAGACCTTGTCAGGGATCAGGCTGTCGAAGAACTTCTGGTTCGCCTCGGCCCGGCGGGTATCGCTCAGGCCGCGCAGCTCAGCGATCATGCGTTGCAGCGCGCCCAGCGTCATCAGCGAGGGCAGCGCGGCGCGCGCGATCTCCATCAGGTGGGTGGACAGGACCTCCATCGGGTTCACCACGGTTCCGCCTTGCAGGGTGGCATCGTGCTGGCGGGTCGCAGGCAGCCAGCGGGCGGGGGCGTCGTAGACCGGCTCGCGCACTTCCTCGCCGCCGATTGCTTCGAGCATGTCCGGATCGCCGAGGACCAGCACGTCATGCGGACGCAGCGTGCCGCGACCGCGAATGACGTTCTGCACCCGGACGATATAGGCCCCGGGCGGCAGGTCGGGCGCGTCCGTGATGCGGATTTCGGGCAGGATGACGCCGTAGCTCCGGGCGATGTGCACACGCAGGTTGCCAATCCGGGTGCCGAGGCCGCGCCCCTCGTCAAGGGCCGAGGCGACGAGGTCGCAGCCGATCTCGACCGAGATCTCGTCGAGGTCGAGGACATCGCCGATGCGCGATTCGGGGACGGGAAGGGCGGCGGTTTCAGCCTCCGCGGGGGCCGGGGCGCGAGTGTTCTGGGCGGTGCGCCAAGCCATTGCTGCCATGATCGCGGCGATGGTCAGGAACACCAGCGTGGGCATGCCGGGCACGAAGGCGAGGACGGCCATGCCGCCGGCGACGATCGCCGGGGCGCGCCAGTTGTGGACCAGCTCGCTCGACAGCAGTTCGACCGTGGTCTCGGTCGCGCCGCCGCGCGAGAGCAGCAACGCGGCCGCCATCGAGGTGACCAGCGCGGGTACTTGCGTGACCAGCCCGTCGCCGATCGTCAGATGGGCATAGGTCTGCAGTGCCTCGCCGACGCCCATGCCGCGGCTGAGAGTGCCGATGCTCAGGCCTACGACCAGATTGATGATGATGATGACAAGACCGGCGACGGCGTCACCCTTGACGAATTTCGAGGCGCCGTCGAGCGAGCCGAAAAAGCTGATCTCGCGCTGCTCGCGCTCGCGCCGCCGCTTGGCTTCCTCGTGGTCGATGGCGCCGGCGTTCAGATCGCCGTCGATGGCCAGTTGCTTGCCGGGCAGCGAATCGAGGGCGAACCGGGCCGCGACCTCGGCCATGCGGCCCGAGCCCTTGGTGATGACCATGAAGTTCACGGCCGAGATGACGGCGAACACCGTCAGGCCGATCAGCAGCGAATTGCCGGCCACGAAGCTGGAAAAGCCGCTGATGATATGACCGGCGGCGTCCGGACCGTTGTGCCCGCGAGTGAGGATCAGCCGGGTCGAGGACACGTTCAGCGACAGCCGCAGCACCAGCGTGACCAGCAACAGCACCGGGAACGCCTGAAAATCCGTGGGCCGCGTGACCAGCGTCGCCATGACCAGGATCAGGATCGAACTCGCGATCGACACCGCGATGCCGATGTCCAGCAGCATGGGCGGGATCGGCAGGACCATCGACATGACGACCAGTACCAGAATGCCGGTAACCAGCAGCGACTGGCGCGTCGAGGCACCTGCCGGGGCGGCCACGACGGGCGCAACGGCGCTCACAGGCTGCCCTCCGGCCCGGGCGTCTCGGGCGGAATCGGGGCGAGCAACCGCTGTAGATCGACGGGTGGGCCGTCCAGCAGACCGAGCCGCCGCAGATAGGCAACGGCCGTCAGTCGGTCGTGAGGCAACATCGGCTCGAGCAGCTTGGGTAATTCTGGGGGCACGGACTCCCCCGCCAGAAGCCACTTCTCTGCGTCGGCCAGAAAGATGGTCAGCCGCTTGGCCGAAGCCGCGACTTGATCGGTGGCCGACGTCATGAGGCGGGGCAGCTGTGACAAGGCTGCATTGGCGGTCACGGCGGGGGCGATCTGCCCCGTGGATTCCGCTGGTCCTGTCGCGGCAGACATTTGGTCCGGCGCCGCTCCGGTCGGCTGGGCCAAAGCGTCGCCGGTGAGGACCATTGCAGCAAGCAGAGCAGCCGAGCCAACGCGCAGGGCGAACTCACCTACCCTCATGATGCACGCTTGATTTCGCGCAGCGCGGTTTCGACGCTGACGAAGCTGGGGCGCAGGTTGTCGGGCGCGGCCTGTCGGCCGACCTCGACGCAGAGGTTGGTGGCGTGCTGGTGCAGGCCGGCGACGAGGACCGACTTGATGACCTCGTAAAAGCTCTCGTCCTGGCGGCGCACGCCGGTGAGGCGCTGGGCGAGCGGGGCCACGAAGCCGTAGGCCAGAAACACGCCCAGGAACGTACCGACGAGGGCCCCGCCGATCATCTTGCCCAGGATCTCGGGCGGCTGGTCGATCGAGCCCATGGTCTTGATAACCCCCAGAACCGCCGCGACGATGCCGAGCGCCGGCAGCGCGTCGGCTGTGCTTTGCAGCGCGTGCGGCACATGCATGCCCTCGGTCCGCATCAACGCGATCCGGCGGGAGAGCATCTCCTCGACCTGATAAGGATCGTCGTAATTGAGGCTGGCCGAGCGCAGCGTGTCGGTGATCAGCGTCACCGCCTCATGGTCCTTCAGGATACGGGGATATTCGCGAAAGATCGTCGAATCCTCGGGCCGCTCGATATGTTCCTCCAACTCGACCGGGCTGGAGCGCGCCAGACGCAGCAGCTGGTACATCAGGCACAGCACGTCCTGATGGTCGGCCTGGGTCCAGCGCGCGCCCTTGAAGGCACGCATGATGCCCGGCCAGGTGTGTTTCAGGACCGAGGTCTCGTTCGACAGCGCAAAGGCACCGACGGCGGCGCCGCCGATGATCATCATCTCGTGCGGCAGCGAGTGCAGGATCACCTCGAGGTGACCGCCGGCGAGGATGAAGCCGCCGAACACCATTGCAAAGGTCAGTGCCATG
Coding sequences within it:
- the motA gene encoding flagellar motor stator protein MotA, coding for MFGLIGMALTFAMVFGGFILAGGHLEVILHSLPHEMMIIGGAAVGAFALSNETSVLKHTWPGIMRAFKGARWTQADHQDVLCLMYQLLRLARSSPVELEEHIERPEDSTIFREYPRILKDHEAVTLITDTLRSASLNYDDPYQVEEMLSRRIALMRTEGMHVPHALQSTADALPALGIVAAVLGVIKTMGSIDQPPEILGKMIGGALVGTFLGVFLAYGFVAPLAQRLTGVRRQDESFYEVIKSVLVAGLHQHATNLCVEVGRQAAPDNLRPSFVSVETALREIKRAS
- the flhB gene encoding flagellar type III secretion system protein FlhB; the encoded protein is MSESEDKPFEASEQRLRQAREKGDIPRSLEVNALLAYAGLFLALIVGGPIAMRRWLAQVSHAEGIAGRTPGASFDAARDIAGTAAVATLALLALPGLFVLVGLLAQRTLLFTSSNLALKGSRINPIGNFGQKFGVKGLVTFSLSLIKVALAATGGWVLFGMLLELLSRAGFMRDSQWVLGLGLVLQYVMALAIGITAALAGADLLWKRLEHRRRLRMTRKEAEDEHKESEGDPHFKALRRQRAVDIAMSSMLADVEKADVVIVNPTHYAVALEWKRGSGRAPVCLAKGTDEIAARIRERAGKHRVPIWSDPPCARALHAAMEVGDEIPVAHFAAVAAAIRFAEAMRKKAKAGW
- a CDS encoding flagellar biosynthetic protein FliR; the encoded protein is MTAVFAEASQMFGGALPMLVLVHLRLLGCVMTLPGLGERAIPVRLRVALALALTPIFVALPAPVSGDLAQLAFAGGAELAVGLVLGLTVRLAAMALSIAATAIASTSSLAQLIGGENEMAPHPVGNLFHLAGLAVLMALGFPAMVADYLAAGFDAWPLASLPEPGVLALSMTRVVAHAFGLGMVLASPFILGGFLYQAISGVIGKVMPALPVVFVGAPLAILLALVGLAVFTAPIIGVWADAVLDTRLPQLVEPGRAR
- a CDS encoding FHIPEP family type III secretion protein, whose protein sequence is MSAVAPVVAAPAGASTRQSLLVTGILVLVVMSMVLPIPPMLLDIGIAVSIASSILILVMATLVTRPTDFQAFPVLLLVTLVLRLSLNVSSTRLILTRGHNGPDAAGHIISGFSSFVAGNSLLIGLTVFAVISAVNFMVITKGSGRMAEVAARFALDSLPGKQLAIDGDLNAGAIDHEEAKRRREREQREISFFGSLDGASKFVKGDAVAGLVIIIINLVVGLSIGTLSRGMGVGEALQTYAHLTIGDGLVTQVPALVTSMAAALLLSRGGATETTVELLSSELVHNWRAPAIVAGGMAVLAFVPGMPTLVFLTIAAIMAAMAWRTAQNTRAPAPAEAETAALPVPESRIGDVLDLDEISVEIGCDLVASALDEGRGLGTRIGNLRVHIARSYGVILPEIRITDAPDLPPGAYIVRVQNVIRGRGTLRPHDVLVLGDPDMLEAIGGEEVREPVYDAPARWLPATRQHDATLQGGTVVNPMEVLSTHLMEIARAALPSLMTLGALQRMIAELRGLSDTRRAEANQKFFDSLIPDKVSPELLLAVLRLLLEERVSIRNLPQIVDAVAEFRGLERPEFVTDQVRRRLRGEIVQAILDDAPALEIAQLHPLWEAEFVRTEGGAPRGGMPVPIAATLPRLASKLVDAVRASQEALGRRPILLAVPDHRRRQIRIILTSSGIDATVLGLEEIEPGVPVRLIATVEAPAL